In the genome of Chroococcidiopsis sp. TS-821, the window CGTAATTGCCAGGAATATTTGTTACTAAATTACCAAAACCATCGATATATTGAATACAACCCTCTATTCTAGTGTCTGTGAGTGTAGGACTCGGCAAGTTTAGCTCTGCTAAAGATGGCACATCAATTTCGTTTCCCAAATCCTGAAGCGCAACTCCACTAGCAAGATGCGCGGCGACAGGTGCAAAAATATCTCTACCATGAAACGTTGCACTACTTTGTTCAACCCGCCAGTAGCGGGGATGTGTTAACTCGACAGCCCTAATTGCGGGAGATTGACTTAATACACCGCTGAATATTCCATTGTCAGGTCCAACTAAAAACCCTGACGCAAATTCTACGGCGATCGCGCGTCTTGTACTACCCACACCTGGATCGACGACTGCAAGATAAATTGTGCCATCAGGAAAGTAAGGATAAGCATTCATTAAGCAAAACCGCGCTGCAGCGATATTCTGCGGAGGGATTTGATGCGTTAGATCGATAATATTAATCTGAGGATTAATTTGAGCTATAACTCCCTTCATGACGCCTACGTACACGTCACTTAGCCCAAAATCCGTTAGTATAGCGATTGGTGCTTTGCACATTTTTTTGTATTCATTAAAGCTAGATTATTAATATTCTTTTCATTATCATCAAATTTTATCTTGAGAAATCTGCTTTGACTTTTTTGGCTAGGACTTTGTAAGAATACACTTTCTTAAGAATCTAATTTTATTGGTCTGGTAACTCAATATAAACT includes:
- a CDS encoding S-adenosyl-l-methionine hydroxide adenosyltransferase family protein, with amino-acid sequence MCKAPIAILTDFGLSDVYVGVMKGVIAQINPQINIIDLTHQIPPQNIAAARFCLMNAYPYFPDGTIYLAVVDPGVGSTRRAIAVEFASGFLVGPDNGIFSGVLSQSPAIRAVELTHPRYWRVEQSSATFHGRDIFAPVAAHLASGVALQDLGNEIDVPSLAELNLPSPTLTDTRIEGCIQYIDGFGNLVTNIPGNYVTGKRWIVVARGGEIPGCETYSDRPIGSTIALVGSHGWVEIAVNCGDARSQLQLEYLDPVQVLF